GATTACCAGAGTGTTTTACCCTGGTGAACTTCTTGGAAATATGATACAAAAGCtttgagatttatttatttatttatttatttataaaaataaattgttgaatTACAGTTCAATACTCAATAATGTTGAAGAACATTTCAATACTCTGAAGAATCTTTTCCCACTgtagaaccttttgtgcaatggatgTTCCATGGATCTattgatgccaataaagaacctttagttctcccaaaaaagaaaattaccccatgatttactcaccctcaagccatcctagttgtgtatgactttcttctttctgattaacacaatctgagtaatattaaagggttagttcacccaaaaatgaaaacaatgtcatttattactcgtgCCTCATGCCGTTCCGCACCCTCAAGATCcattcctctctcaagatccattaatgtactaaaaacatatttaaatcagttcatgtgagtacagtggttcaatatcaatattataaagcgacgagaatatttttggtgcgcctaaaaacaaaataacgacttatttagtgatggccaatttcaaaacactgcttcatgaagcttcggaacataatgaatcagtgtatcgaatcatgattcggatcgtgtgtcaaactgcgtgacgtgactttggcgctccaaaccactgattcgacacgctgattcattatgcactgaagcttcctgaagcagtgttttgaaatcggtcatcactaaataagtcgttatttagtttttttttttggcacaccaaaaatattcttgtcgctttataatattaatattgaaccactgtactcacatgaactgatttaaatatatttttagtacctttatggatcttgagagaggaaatgtcattgctggcgatgcaggcctcactgagccatcagatttcatcaaatatatcttaatttgtgttccgaagattaacgaaggttttacaggtatggaacggcatgagggtgaataataaatgacattattttcatttttgggtgaactaaccctttaaataatgtccttcaaagctttataatggcagaggataagattttgaagccccaaaaagtgcatccatccatcataaaagatatccaTATGGCTTCGGAGGgtcaataaaggccttctgaagcgaagcgatgggtttgtcttagaaaaatatccatatttaaaacttcataaactaaaataactagcttccgacaGACAGCCGTACGCATCGATTTACGGCGAAAGAGTAAACTCTGATCTGACACATGAATGACAAGCACAGAGGATGGAGCGAAACAAAATAACgttcacgaattagaagtctaaaccGAGCATtcttaaagagaaatgtcggatGATTtggatataagagaagaggagcttgactTTGTCGCCCAGCCCTTTTTGTTTGAACagtgagaggcgtctaagcgTACGCTACTTCTACATTgcgtcaggggttactcttttGCCATAAGTCGACTTGCGTATGACTGTCTGCCGGAagctatatattttcatttttaaagttttaaatatggatatttttcttcacttcagaaggccctGGAGTCGTGtggatatcttttatgatggatggttgcacttttttgggcttcaaaatctcatcctctattccctgccattataaagcttggaagagcaaggatattatttaatataactccgattgtattcgtctgaaagaagaaagtcatatacacctaggatggcttgagggtgagtaaataatggggtgatttgcatttttgggtgaactatccctttaagagtgtGCCAAACAGAGAAAGCAAACACTACACACTTAACCAGATAAGACGTCTGGCATCATGCCTATATCtgcctgtgtagttattaacgGATCTGTTCATTCATTTACTTTTACAATACCGTTTAATCAGTGTCAAGGACTGCTTCCCGTCCACTACCGGTGGCCCCACGTGCTGCTCATTTGGGAGTCTCACATTTCCTGACTGAGGGGCAATCATTTCATTAATGGTTTGTTTCTGAGGCTTAGTTTGCCACAAATGCCATTCCCCAGGCAGACGTGCTTTGCAGGAACAGCCTCCCGAGGAGACAATGATGAGGGGTGGTGAGCAGCACACCTGCTTAATTCCCCTTGAGACTCCATGTATCCACTTGCAATACGACCTGCGCTATGCAGCAGTCTTCAGGAGACCATAAACAAGGGAAGCGCCGGCATAATTTATAGGCTACTGCTGGTTGACGTCAGTTGGCCCACTGGTGATTTCCCCTTTGTTTTGACTGCTGCATGTGGGGAGATTTGGGAATGTGAGATTAGTTTTGTCATTTTTCCCATAAAATGTCTATGCATCTTTTagcatttaatgacattttaaaaaggtTAAAGAGAGTTATAGATGAAAATGATCTATacaagtaacttttttttttcattacccACTGGTAGAATAAAACTCGTGCTCAGTTGCCATCTTGTGGTGATACAAGATAAgtgctagttttttttttttttttttttttttttttttgcttttcaaAAGGGATTTTCAGGGGGACACAAGGGAGtggatttttgttgttgttgagaaaaacgttaactttttttaactaaataaataaaactaataacaataataaaattaaatttgaacaatttaaatatattttaaataaataaatgaacaatacgTCTAACAGTACATACTATAGTACgtagaaaaaagtaataatgttGCACAATAGAGTAACTAAAtattttcaatttcattttacacacatttataatgttaatttttcacagtataaattGGGTCTTTACACATGAAATTTtagaacaaacaacaaaaatgtgtatatttGGCATCATCTCTGTTCTaatcagattttcattttttgtatcCATTTTTAGTTaaagaataatgttaaaatatatctttagtacGAATTTCGTAGGCCTATTCTATTATTTAATTCTTACATGTATACATTGactttttcaattaaaaatgtagCCTAATATTcacataaaatgtataaagcATAAAAAATGTGTCACAGAGTCAAACCTCAACAGTTCTGTTTGTTCacaaattacattaaattaatcaatctTCGATTTCTTGCAGTAgcaaaatatgaatgaaaatgtgaatattGCTTAGATAGCTGAGCTGAGCATGCGCACATCCTCTGACGTGAGCTAATGTGGCGGTTATGCTGATAATTCTGAACATTAATTTTTATAACCAGACTAATTATAAGACTTTTCAGTTTTACAATTTTTGCATGAgcaaaatagtttttgtttaatATGCATTTGAACGTTACTGCGTTTGCAGAATTACACCACAAGATGGCGACCTTGCATCAGAAAGGAAATGCATAAAATCAAGCACATTCATGCACGCGCACAATGTAAGACTCAAGCTGAGTCAAGCGTGGACACGAAACCTAACCTTTTATCCTCCTCAGTCCTCATTATGCAGGTTTAAAAGTCAGTTATGGCAGATAACGTGTGTCCAACCTCAGAAACCAGTCACCAAACATCTTCCATCAAAGCGTTGCACAACCACCAGACACTGAAACCTAATGAACCTTGTTGGTAACCATGTTCAACTGGCCTAAAGTTACCTGAGCTCATGACTAGTTCCATGTATAATTTATCTCCTCAGTAATCTACTCACCTTCAGAGAAGGAACCTGACTCCATTAGCCTGTCTACCTGCCCTGGAGAAGACTTAGGTTTGGAGTCTGTTAACAGGTAAGAAAACTAATGATCTTCTTTGGGATTTAGGGCTCGTATTGCCCCATTTTTACTTCTCACTTTTTTGCAGTCAGCCATTGTAAAGCTCAATAGAGATggctttataattttttttagaaccATTTAATATTCAATGGAGGCTCATTATTATCAAAGATGGAATTATTCAGGAGTGGGGGTTGGAGGTTGTTGGACAGTTAGATATTCTCTGCAATAACCTTCCAATGGTCTTTTCGTCTTTTCTTACAAACGGAGAGATTGCTTGCAAACTTATGTAAACAAAAAGTCAACCAGGTCTGGGTTGTTGTGGAAAGAGTGACGTTGTAAGTCTCAAACAAAGCGTCATTTGTATCTTGTTCACCACACAGGAGAACCGGACCTGACCTACTGTCTTATACAATTTATTGATGGTTGATTTGTTCTTTTGATGTTAAGGTAATGGTTTAAGATCATGGCTGAACAAAGGCAACGGGCCCTGTCCACATCAGGAGAGGCTCTGTACCAGATTCTTGGCCTTGACAAGAACTGCACCCATGATGACATCAAGAGATCCTACAGGTAAGACGTGATTCACACTCCTATTTGTCCTGAGATGCATTTACTTTGGGTTCTGGTTACTAGGTAAGGAGTTCATATTCTATTTGTAGAAAGACAGGGGTGAACGAGGGAGCAAAAGATGCCCAACTGCGACACATTCCTCTATAATCTCAGCCGTCAGTTGCAGTGGAGCTGCATGAATATAATATGACTTccataaaactaaaatattcaTTATGCTGAACAGATGGCATCCTTTATTTCACTGGGATCAGGAATGATGAAAGAATCTCACATATGACAGCATGTACAGGGGTGCGCGACATGTGTATGTGCTTGAATGATTCAATCTGCACTATAACTTGGAAACGTGCCAGCCTTGCCTTTTGGTAGTCATTTCTTGATGCTGACATCACAACTTGTAGGTTTCACTTGTTGGTTGGTTTTTTGTTAAAAACTGCACAGAATGTTATACTGCAGCAGGGTAACCTTGGAAAAAATAATCTGAAGCATAATTTTGGCGTACGTATAGGAGTAGGTTTTACTGctatcaaatcgattaatcacaattaatcacatctaacataaaagtttgtgtttacataatatatatatgtgtgtgtgtgtgtgtgtgtgtgtgtgtttatgtatatgtgtgtgtgtatatatgcgattaatcacgattagatgtgattaatcgatgtgtgtgtgtgtatatatatatatatatatctatatatataatatatatatatatgtgtgtgtgtgtgtgtgtatatatatatatatatatatatatatatatatatatatatatatatatatatatatatatatatatatatatatatgaatgtgcatatgcgattaatcacgattagatacgattaatcgatttgacagcccgtgtgtgtgtgtgtgtgtgtgtgtgtgtgtgtgcgcgcgcatgTATATAGGCTCTTTGTGAATATTTGGATGCTGTGTTGTTTTAATCAGTATTTGTCAttccaaataaaataatcatatgtatgtatatgtatcgATGTGCATATGCGATTGATCACGATTAGatacgattaatcgatttgacagcccttttgtgtgtgtgtgtgtgtgtgtgtgtgtgcgtgtgtgcgtgcgtgccgtgtatatatatatatgaatgtgcatatgtgattaatcacgattagattcgattaatcgatttgacagcctctatatatatatatatatatatatatatatatatatatatatatatatatatatatatatataatttaggtATTAGAAAATATGTAGGTTTTTTTATATGTTAGGTTTTCCTTTTCTGTGGCTGCAATTCATGCACAACTTGTTCTGTATCTTGTACACTAAAACATGAAGGCAACAAGTAGGTTCATTAGACAAGTGCGTTTCAAACACTATACTGATGTTCCAACAATTATAGAATGTAATTGCTCTAATTTGCACGATGTTCAAGGAGGCATTTAAATAGTTAGCATTTTAACATCACTTGTTTGCCGTTAATGAATATATAATCATCACAACTCTTGCAGACGCCATTGGCTTAATCAAAAATTAACAAGCGAGCGTGCTCAgagaattataaattatacattacatttttttgtttcagcaacaacaaaaaatatataatatagagaGACTACTCATGTAATGTTTTTAAGATTCAAATTCTTGACTATTTTTAATGGTATTAATAGATTTATAATGCTCTCCACTGCTTTTACaaaatactataaatatttatagTTCGATATTTGATCATCCACAACCATTTTGAGCTGAAGAATATTGCATTCCACAGCATTAAAAAATGTCAAACTCTTTCTTATTGCTGCTGAGACTTTTGAAAAGTGTAGCGCAGAGTTTGGACATGCTGGCATTCACCTGAACTGAGTCAGAGACAGAGACATTTGCAATGCACCGCTGGTTCTAATGGGAAAAATGTCAACCTTGGTGACGTTCCTCTCTTCCCCACCCCTCGTGTGCCGAGGAGCTTTTGGAGGCGCTAATGGGGTCTGCGGTCTTGCCGACACATAGACAGGTCAAGCAGCGTGCGCATAAGACAGCTAGCCGCTAAAGATCACACCCTGCTGAGATcatcaaacagacagacagcagTTTAAACTGGTCACATGTTAATGAGTCTCCTCTCACTGTGTGTGAGtctaaaagtatttttgtttccTTTTATAAACTAATGGAGGTTTTATGCCACTCTCATTAGGTTAATACAAAGAAAAACGTCTAAGTGCACATTCTCGCAGACATTCTGTAtttctaaagtcatttaaatatatttcctgATATTACATATTATGTTCTTGGGGGTATGACTCTTCTATTCTTTACCTTTTGAAATATCAAGTTTCATTCCTAAGATGTCAATATGATCCTCAGGCCAGTGAAGCTTTTTGCAGTGCATGTTTCAAGGTaatttttcatctttaaaatgtccttctttttttttatttaggaaGCTCGCTTTGAAATATCATCCTGACAAGAACCCCGAGAACCCTGATGCCACTGACAAATTTAAAGAGCTCAACAATGCCCATGCTGTGTTGTCTGATGTCACTAAGAGGAACATTTATGACAAGTACGGCTCCCTGGGTCTCTATGTGTCGCAGCAGTTCGGGGAGGAGAATGTGAACACGTACTTCATGCTCTCCAGCTGGTGGGCAAAGGTGCAGTATCAGTTTCTTTCTATACAGGACAAAATGTGCACTTTTAGGAACTATTTTTATATGAACTGACCCttaaaaaatactgttgttGGTGTAATCTGcacattaaataattttaattatataccatgtaaaaacaatattattagtcatattaaataaataatattttgcagCTAATTTAGGTGTTTTTTGTAAGAtcaattaatcgtgattaatcgcatccaacataaatgtatgtgtttacataatatactgtatgtgtgtaaatatattattatatttacattatatacacacacacactcagacatatataatatatacaatatatataatatatacaaaatatctAGGGCCGTAAAAtagattaatcatgattaatcacaattattcACGATTCATCACAATTAGTCGCGATTAATCGATTTCCCGAAAATCGCTGcctgaaaatatattttgacgGTCTATTTTATTGTCTGTTTCCTTGTATTTTTGACTTTATATACCTGAAAccatgtttaaatattttcattgctATATTAGTTTATAGCAAAAataaatttacttaaaaaagacgGAATAGAATTAATATTGGAATGTAAAGTctgcatgaaacagaagttgtgatagtcttttaTTCCCTATTgtgaaacagcttcttgaacaagaaaaaatgtagggcaggacttgattttgtccatcaggaattgattggatagtTCGATCATTCTGGTTCACTATTGTTGTGATGTCATCTGAGTGGCAGGTTGATCCCGCCCTCATgccaaaaaaacatgaaatcaaagaagagaagttattttgattaaagattatgagggcacacaaataaaaaaaaaaattatgtgcacgggtaaatgatttataatattgcaatatttcagtaaaaaaaGATTTCATTGGGACTTTAACACTGAAAGATAAATTATAACCAAATAGTACTCACTTTAaagccatattttatatttccatATGTTCATGTTAGAGCATATTTATGTAAGAGTTTACCGAGTAAGACTACTAAACTACATGTATGGTTTAATAAATATTGCtattacaataaattgtataacttcatatattcatataatATATGGACACTGTAATGTAGATATTTTGAATGTACTTTTATCTAAACTAAACCATGACACTGTGTGCCTGTCTGATTTTGAACATTCTCATTTATAGGGTCTGTTTGCCATCTGCGGCTTGCTGACAGGTTGCTATTTCTGTTGTTGTCTGTGCTGCTGTTTCAACTGCTGTTGTGGAAAGTGCAAACCGCACACACCTGGAGAAGAGGACCCTGAGTGCTATGTGTCTCCCGAAGACCTGGAGGAGCAGATCCGTACGGACAACGAGAGAGGTAAAAGGACATGAGCAAACACTTTACATGTGTTCTTTAGGTGGATAAAGAACAATCACTCTACAGCCAGAAAGAAAGTGGATAAAAATGGTTAAAAGGGACACATCCCAAAATTACTGCATCACATTTTGTGCTTGATAACAGCATCTTCTTAATGTCTTAATTGTGAATGTACTGCTGTAATCTTCAAAACAGATTCTTCTATGGAAAGCGGAAAGAGTTTATTAAGACTTAAATATGATGTATTATGTAACTAAATCTTcctattattataataataaaaaagcctTATATgatgattttctaattaaaaaaagttcatgaaatatttaaacagaaaaataagCTTTGATGTAGCAGATCATGGCTTATCAGCTGAGGGAAGAGCTTTTAATGTAATAAGTCACCCtgctaacaaaaataaatagaattgATACTTCTGAGCCAGATGTTTGGATAAAATACGGCATTCTTCTGCCAGTGAGCTGTAGGAGGGTTTTTTTTACATCTTGTGCTGTAGTCCCTCACAAAAGTGATAATTGCCATCTGAGTCATTTCTCAAAGTGTGTT
The nucleotide sequence above comes from Chanodichthys erythropterus isolate Z2021 chromosome 23, ASM2448905v1, whole genome shotgun sequence. Encoded proteins:
- the dnajc5b gene encoding dnaJ homolog subfamily C member 5 — translated: MAEQRQRALSTSGEALYQILGLDKNCTHDDIKRSYRKLALKYHPDKNPENPDATDKFKELNNAHAVLSDVTKRNIYDKYGSLGLYVSQQFGEENVNTYFMLSSWWAKGLFAICGLLTGCYFCCCLCCCFNCCCGKCKPHTPGEEDPECYVSPEDLEEQIRTDNERDGDTPIVLQPTNASEKTQLIGDGHRTYT